A single region of the Variovorax paradoxus genome encodes:
- a CDS encoding acyl-CoA dehydrogenase C-terminal domain-containing protein, producing the protein MPTYNPPVRDMQFVLHEVLNVADELKALPAHAETDADTINAVIEEAGKFAAEVTFPLNISGDEEGCTLDKTTHEVKTPKGFKDAYAKYVEGGWPALSCDPAFGGQGLPFVVNQCLFEMLNSANQAWTMYPGLSHGAYEALVAHGTEEQKKTYLPKLTSGEWTGTMCLTEPHCGTDLGLLRTKAEPQPDGSYRITGSKIFISAGEHDMADNIIHLVLARLPDAPKGSKGISLFVVPKYKVKADGSLGERNPIFCAGLEHKMGIHGNATAQIVIEGATGSLVGEPNKGLQAMFVMMNAARLGVGNQSLGLTEVAYQNALAYAKDRTQMRSLSGVKAKDKEADPIIVHPDVRKMLLTAKAYAEGGRALQIFCTLLLDKEHNHPDEKVRKDSGELVALLTPIVKAFITDNGHIATNACMQVFGGHGFIKEWGMEQFVRDNRINMIYEGTNTIQSLDLLGRKVLGNNGASLKKFGKLVARLVEEEGVNEKMAEFINPIAGLGDQLTKFTTEIGFKGFQNPDEVGAAAVDYLRVAGHFVFGYLFARMAQMALRQIAAGNTDPFYVAKLQTARFYFAKLFPETATLMRTARAGSKVLMDTEAALA; encoded by the coding sequence ATGCCTACCTACAACCCGCCCGTACGCGACATGCAGTTCGTTTTGCACGAAGTGCTCAATGTCGCCGATGAACTCAAGGCGCTTCCGGCTCATGCCGAGACCGATGCCGACACCATCAACGCGGTGATCGAAGAGGCCGGCAAGTTCGCCGCCGAAGTCACCTTCCCGCTCAACATCAGCGGCGACGAAGAGGGCTGCACGCTCGACAAGACCACGCACGAAGTGAAAACCCCCAAGGGCTTCAAGGACGCCTACGCCAAGTACGTCGAAGGCGGCTGGCCCGCGCTGTCGTGCGACCCGGCCTTCGGCGGCCAGGGGCTGCCGTTCGTGGTGAACCAGTGCCTTTTCGAAATGCTCAACAGCGCCAACCAGGCCTGGACCATGTACCCCGGCCTTTCGCACGGGGCGTACGAAGCCCTCGTGGCCCATGGCACCGAAGAGCAGAAGAAGACCTACCTGCCCAAGCTCACGAGCGGCGAATGGACCGGCACCATGTGCCTGACCGAGCCGCATTGCGGAACCGACCTGGGCCTGCTCCGCACCAAGGCCGAGCCGCAGCCGGACGGCAGCTATCGCATCACGGGCAGCAAGATCTTCATCTCGGCCGGCGAGCACGACATGGCCGACAACATCATTCACCTGGTGCTGGCCCGCCTGCCCGATGCGCCCAAGGGCAGCAAGGGCATCAGCCTGTTCGTGGTGCCCAAGTACAAGGTCAAGGCCGACGGTTCGCTCGGCGAGCGCAACCCGATCTTCTGCGCCGGCCTGGAGCACAAGATGGGCATTCACGGCAACGCCACCGCGCAGATCGTGATCGAAGGCGCCACCGGTTCGCTGGTGGGCGAGCCCAACAAGGGCCTGCAGGCCATGTTCGTGATGATGAACGCCGCGCGCCTGGGCGTGGGCAACCAGTCGCTGGGCCTGACCGAAGTGGCCTACCAGAACGCACTGGCCTATGCAAAAGACCGCACGCAGATGCGCTCGCTCTCCGGCGTGAAGGCCAAGGACAAGGAAGCCGACCCGATCATCGTGCACCCCGACGTGCGCAAGATGCTCCTCACCGCCAAGGCTTACGCCGAAGGCGGCCGCGCGCTGCAGATCTTCTGCACGCTGCTGCTCGATAAGGAGCACAACCATCCCGACGAGAAGGTGCGCAAGGACTCCGGCGAACTGGTGGCGCTGCTCACGCCCATCGTTAAGGCCTTCATCACCGACAACGGCCACATCGCGACCAACGCCTGCATGCAGGTGTTCGGCGGCCACGGCTTCATCAAGGAATGGGGCATGGAGCAGTTCGTGCGGGACAACCGCATCAACATGATCTATGAAGGCACCAACACCATCCAGTCGCTGGACCTGCTGGGCCGCAAGGTGCTGGGCAACAACGGCGCTTCGCTCAAGAAGTTCGGCAAGCTTGTCGCCAGGCTGGTCGAAGAAGAAGGCGTGAACGAGAAGATGGCCGAGTTCATCAACCCGATTGCGGGCCTCGGCGACCAGCTCACCAAGTTCACGACCGAGATCGGCTTCAAGGGTTTCCAGAACCCCGACGAAGTGGGCGCCGCCGCAGTGGACTACCTGCGCGTGGCCGGCCACTTCGTGTTCGGCTACCTGTTCGCACGCATGGCACAGATGGCGCTGCGCCAGATTGCCGCCGGCAACACCGACCCGTTCTATGTGGCCAAGCTGCAGACGGCACGCTTCTACTTTGCCAAGCTGTTCCCCGAGACGGCAACGCTGATGCGCACGGCGCGCGCCGGCAGCAAGGTGCTGATGGACACGGAAGCGGCGCTGGCCTGA
- a CDS encoding TetR/AcrR family transcriptional regulator, which produces MSVNAVPAKPVRAAQKGQQTKAVIVDAALALAAQIGLEGLSIGAVAEITKMSKSGVFAHFGSREELQISVVREYHARFEQEVFFPALDAPRGLPRLRAMFANWMKRTSAEIDSGCIYISGASEFDDRPGPVRDALVESVSIWQAAVLRAIVQSKSEGHLRADADERQVAFEIHGLILALHYEARFLQVPGSIGRANVGFDNILARSATPDAPPPAAEPAAAKPASRRLKPVR; this is translated from the coding sequence ATGTCTGTCAATGCCGTTCCCGCCAAGCCGGTCCGCGCGGCCCAGAAGGGCCAGCAGACCAAAGCCGTCATCGTTGACGCGGCGCTGGCGCTGGCTGCGCAGATCGGGCTCGAAGGCCTGTCGATCGGCGCCGTGGCCGAAATCACCAAGATGAGCAAGTCGGGCGTATTCGCCCACTTCGGCTCGCGCGAGGAACTGCAGATCTCGGTGGTGCGCGAGTATCACGCACGCTTCGAGCAAGAGGTTTTCTTTCCGGCCCTCGATGCACCGCGCGGCCTGCCCCGCCTGCGCGCCATGTTCGCCAACTGGATGAAGCGCACCTCGGCCGAGATCGACTCGGGCTGCATCTACATCAGCGGCGCCTCCGAATTCGACGACCGTCCCGGCCCGGTGCGCGATGCACTCGTGGAGTCGGTCAGCATCTGGCAGGCAGCCGTTTTGCGCGCCATCGTGCAATCGAAGAGCGAAGGCCATTTGCGCGCCGACGCCGACGAGCGGCAGGTCGCCTTCGAAATCCACGGCCTGATTCTCGCGCTGCACTACGAAGCACGCTTTCTGCAGGTGCCCGGCTCCATTGGCCGCGCGAACGTCGGCTTCGACAACATCCTTGCGCGCAGCGCCACGCCCGATGCACCGCCGCCTGCTGCGGAACCCGCGGCGGCCAAACCCGCCAGCCGCCGGCTCAAGCCCGTGCGCTGA
- a CDS encoding DUF2147 domain-containing protein: MKTTLAAIVLAAISATAMAQSTPVGLWRNVDDKTGEAKAEIRIGEANGALIGRIEKSLRKDTKPDAICDECTDDRKGKPIAGLEIIRGGKKAEGKDVWEGGKILDPENGKEYRASFTPVDGGKKLEVRGYLGPFWRTQTWNRVQ; this comes from the coding sequence ATGAAAACGACGCTTGCAGCCATCGTCCTTGCTGCCATTTCTGCCACAGCCATGGCGCAGAGCACCCCCGTGGGCTTGTGGCGCAACGTCGACGACAAGACGGGCGAAGCCAAGGCCGAGATCCGCATCGGCGAGGCGAACGGCGCGCTCATCGGCCGCATCGAGAAGTCGCTCCGAAAAGACACGAAGCCCGACGCGATCTGCGACGAATGCACCGACGACCGCAAGGGCAAGCCCATTGCGGGCCTCGAAATCATTCGCGGCGGCAAGAAGGCCGAGGGCAAGGACGTCTGGGAAGGCGGAAAAATCCTCGATCCCGAGAACGGCAAGGAATACCGCGCGAGCTTCACGCCTGTCGATGGCGGCAAGAAGCTCGAAGTGCGCGGCTACCTGGGCCCGTTCTGGCGCACCCAGACCTGGAACCGTGTCCAGTAA
- a CDS encoding LysR family transcriptional regulator encodes MANRLEALRVFCTAADAANFREAAVRLSVSPQVVTRAVRELEEELGEPLFHRSTRGVQLTDFGRQLAERARVAVGGVDELFHQIDRRTLSRHAGTVRVTAPHMYARLIPQALAPLLAAHPGLVLDLRLSEQHADVVDEQIDIGIRVGPMRDARFVARTVGKMPLHVVAAPALIERVGTPQNLDALSALPLTALIDLSSGRPWPWAFSKRRVVTVTSPAFVTDDIDAECAAVLAGVGFGQLIAPLAEPWLQTGALEAVLEADAPEPWPINVYRPQRAPVPARVRLVYDELVRVLR; translated from the coding sequence ATGGCCAACCGCCTCGAAGCCCTGCGCGTGTTCTGCACCGCCGCGGATGCCGCCAACTTCCGGGAGGCTGCCGTGCGCCTGTCCGTATCGCCCCAGGTGGTGACCCGTGCGGTGCGCGAGCTCGAAGAAGAACTGGGCGAGCCGCTGTTCCACCGCAGCACGCGCGGCGTGCAGCTCACCGATTTCGGCCGGCAGCTAGCCGAGCGCGCCCGCGTGGCGGTGGGCGGCGTCGACGAGCTGTTCCATCAGATCGACCGGCGCACGCTCTCCCGCCACGCGGGCACGGTGCGGGTCACGGCGCCGCACATGTATGCGCGGCTCATTCCGCAGGCGCTCGCTCCGCTGCTGGCAGCGCACCCTGGGCTGGTGCTCGACCTGCGCTTGTCGGAGCAGCATGCCGATGTGGTCGACGAGCAGATCGACATCGGCATCCGCGTAGGCCCGATGCGCGACGCGCGCTTTGTTGCGCGCACCGTTGGGAAGATGCCGCTGCATGTGGTGGCGGCGCCGGCGCTCATCGAAAGGGTCGGCACGCCGCAGAACCTCGATGCGCTTTCGGCACTGCCGCTCACCGCGCTGATCGACCTGAGCTCGGGCCGCCCCTGGCCGTGGGCGTTCAGCAAGCGACGAGTCGTCACGGTGACGTCACCAGCCTTCGTGACCGACGACATCGATGCCGAATGTGCCGCCGTGCTGGCCGGCGTGGGCTTCGGGCAGCTCATTGCGCCGCTGGCCGAACCGTGGCTGCAAACGGGCGCGCTGGAGGCCGTGCTGGAAGCCGATGCACCGGAGCCATGGCCGATCAACGTCTACCGCCCGCAGCGTGCGCCGGTGCCGGCGCGCGTGCGGCTGGTGTATGACGAGCTGGTTCGCGTGCTGCGCTGA
- a CDS encoding endonuclease domain-containing protein encodes MTDSERKLWSGLRSEQLGVKFRRQHPLGNYIADFACLEPKLIVELDGSQHQIQEGYDGRRDAFLRAQGFEVLRFGSNDPFVNFEGVLQAVINRLDELTAACPHPNLPPEGEGAKSRSYP; translated from the coding sequence ATGACCGACTCCGAACGAAAGCTCTGGAGCGGTCTGCGCAGCGAGCAATTGGGAGTGAAGTTTCGCCGGCAGCATCCGCTCGGGAACTACATCGCCGACTTCGCCTGTCTCGAACCGAAACTGATTGTCGAGCTCGACGGATCGCAGCATCAGATACAAGAAGGCTACGACGGGCGACGCGATGCTTTCCTGCGCGCCCAAGGTTTTGAGGTCTTGCGCTTCGGGTCGAACGATCCGTTTGTCAATTTTGAAGGGGTGCTGCAGGCGGTCATCAATCGACTTGATGAATTGACGGCCGCTTGCCCCCATCCCAACCTTCCCCCAGAGGGGGAAGGAGCCAAATCCAGGAGCTATCCATGA
- a CDS encoding SDR family oxidoreductase, producing MTSVQDNIRGKVAIVTGASSGLGESTARHLAARGAKVVLAARRTDRLDKVVAEIREAGGEAIAVATDVAQRADLEKLAAATVEAFGRIDVLVNNAGVMPLSPIDKLKVDEWDRTIDVNIKGVLYGIAAVLPRMQAQGSGHIVNVASIAGLKVFTPIGTVYSATKHAVRAISEGLRVEMGNSGVRVTIVSPGAVDSELKFGSTDAESAAGVKAFYEANQIPADSVARAVVYAVEQPADVDINEVVLRPVAQEF from the coding sequence ATGACATCCGTTCAAGACAACATCCGCGGCAAGGTCGCCATCGTCACCGGCGCGAGCAGCGGGCTCGGCGAATCGACCGCGCGCCACCTGGCCGCGCGCGGCGCCAAGGTGGTGCTCGCGGCGCGCCGCACCGACCGGCTCGACAAGGTGGTCGCCGAAATTCGCGAGGCCGGCGGCGAAGCCATTGCCGTTGCCACCGACGTGGCCCAGCGCGCCGACCTGGAAAAGCTCGCAGCCGCCACCGTCGAAGCCTTCGGCCGCATCGACGTGCTGGTCAACAACGCGGGCGTGATGCCGCTGTCGCCCATCGACAAGCTCAAGGTCGACGAGTGGGACCGCACCATCGACGTCAACATCAAGGGCGTGCTCTACGGCATTGCCGCGGTGCTGCCGCGCATGCAGGCGCAGGGCAGCGGCCACATCGTCAATGTCGCGTCCATCGCGGGGCTGAAGGTGTTCACGCCCATCGGCACCGTGTACAGCGCAACCAAGCACGCCGTGCGCGCCATCTCCGAAGGCCTGCGGGTGGAAATGGGCAACAGCGGCGTGCGCGTGACCATCGTGTCGCCGGGTGCGGTGGATTCGGAGCTTAAGTTCGGCAGCACCGATGCCGAGAGCGCAGCCGGCGTGAAGGCCTTCTACGAGGCCAACCAGATCCCGGCCGACTCCGTGGCCCGCGCCGTGGTCTATGCGGTGGAGCAGCCCGCGGACGTGGACATCAATGAGGTGGTGCTGCGGCCGGTTGCGCAGGAGTTCTGA
- a CDS encoding alpha/beta hydrolase family protein → MQAQQLSVDGGVQVAVRRYEPLGPPRASIVIGGAMGVRQSFYEPFAEWLSQQGLQVWTFDYRGSGDSRNGASLRGFEADLFDWARDYEAVIDAAKTALPGQPLYLLGHSLGAQLPGFLQRPEQVDGLVSIAAGSGYWRENAPKLKRSILYFWFVLVPLVTRLCGYFPGRKLKKVGDLPRGVILQWRRWCLHPRYSVGAEGESALQSYGRVRFPVLALSMTDDELMTLAGTESLVSFYAGAPRAVERIAPADVQARRIGHFGFFREQFKSSLWPSTIDKLHRLAALTAVQQPGVPHTTA, encoded by the coding sequence ATGCAGGCACAACAACTATCGGTCGACGGTGGCGTGCAAGTGGCGGTGCGCCGCTACGAGCCCCTCGGCCCACCGCGTGCCAGCATCGTCATCGGCGGTGCCATGGGCGTGCGGCAGTCTTTCTACGAACCTTTCGCAGAGTGGCTCTCGCAGCAGGGCCTGCAGGTGTGGACCTTCGACTATCGTGGCTCAGGCGATTCGCGCAATGGCGCCTCGCTGCGCGGCTTCGAGGCTGATCTGTTTGATTGGGCGCGCGACTACGAGGCGGTGATCGACGCCGCAAAAACCGCGCTGCCCGGACAGCCGCTCTATCTTCTCGGCCACAGTCTCGGCGCCCAGCTGCCGGGATTTTTGCAGCGGCCGGAGCAGGTAGACGGCCTGGTCAGCATCGCCGCGGGCAGCGGCTACTGGCGCGAGAACGCGCCGAAGCTCAAGCGCAGCATTCTCTATTTCTGGTTTGTGCTGGTGCCGCTGGTCACGCGGCTGTGCGGCTACTTTCCGGGCCGCAAGCTCAAGAAGGTGGGCGACCTGCCGCGCGGGGTCATCCTGCAATGGCGCCGCTGGTGCCTTCATCCGCGCTACAGCGTGGGCGCCGAAGGAGAGAGCGCCTTGCAGAGCTACGGGCGCGTGCGCTTTCCGGTGCTCGCATTGTCGATGACGGACGACGAACTCATGACGCTGGCCGGCACCGAGAGCCTGGTGAGCTTCTATGCGGGCGCGCCGCGTGCCGTGGAACGCATTGCACCCGCCGACGTGCAGGCGCGGCGCATCGGCCACTTCGGCTTTTTCCGCGAACAGTTCAAGAGCAGCCTCTGGCCGAGCACCATCGACAAGCTGCACCGTCTGGCCGCACTTACCGCGGTGCAGCAACCCGGCGTCCCGCACACGACTGCATAA
- a CDS encoding acetyl-CoA C-acyltransferase has protein sequence MKQIQDAYIVSATRTPIGKSHRGYFRNYRPDDLLATTLKAALAAVPGLDPKAIEDIICGCAIPESQQGLNVARIGAVLAGLPTSIGGITVNRFCASGLSAVQMAADRIRVGEADVMIAAGVESMSMVPMMGNSPSLSPSIFEREGDVGIAYGMGLTAEKVAQQWKVSREAQDEFALASHQKALAAQKAGKFADEITPIEVTDRAPNLETGESIAKTRTVNLDEGARPDTSLEGLAKLRTVFAARGTVTAGNSSQTSDGAGALILASEKAVKQYGLTPLARFVSFASKGVPPHIMGIGPIEAIPAALRYAGLKHEDIDWFELNEAFAAQSLAVINTLGLDPSKVNPMGGAIALGHPLGATGAIRAATVVHALRRENLKYGMVTMCVGMGQGAAGIFERV, from the coding sequence ATGAAACAAATCCAAGACGCCTACATCGTCTCCGCCACCCGCACTCCCATCGGCAAGTCGCATCGCGGCTACTTCCGCAATTACCGGCCCGACGATCTGCTCGCGACCACGCTCAAAGCCGCACTCGCCGCGGTGCCCGGCCTCGACCCCAAGGCCATCGAAGACATCATCTGCGGCTGCGCGATTCCCGAATCGCAGCAGGGCCTGAACGTCGCGCGCATCGGCGCCGTGCTGGCGGGCCTTCCCACCAGCATCGGCGGCATTACCGTGAACCGGTTCTGCGCTTCAGGCCTCTCTGCCGTGCAGATGGCAGCCGACCGCATCCGCGTGGGCGAGGCGGACGTGATGATTGCCGCCGGTGTCGAGAGCATGAGCATGGTGCCGATGATGGGCAACTCGCCGTCGCTGTCGCCCTCCATCTTCGAGCGTGAAGGCGACGTGGGCATTGCCTACGGCATGGGCCTGACGGCAGAGAAGGTTGCGCAGCAGTGGAAGGTGAGCCGAGAGGCGCAGGACGAATTCGCGCTCGCCTCGCACCAGAAGGCACTGGCCGCGCAGAAGGCCGGCAAGTTCGCGGACGAGATCACGCCCATCGAAGTGACCGACCGCGCGCCGAACCTCGAGACCGGCGAATCGATTGCGAAAACCCGCACCGTGAACCTCGACGAAGGCGCCCGCCCCGACACCAGCCTTGAAGGCCTGGCCAAGCTGCGCACCGTATTCGCCGCGCGCGGCACCGTCACGGCGGGCAACAGCTCGCAGACTTCCGACGGCGCAGGTGCCCTCATCCTGGCCAGCGAGAAGGCCGTGAAGCAGTACGGCCTCACGCCGCTCGCGCGCTTCGTGAGCTTTGCAAGCAAGGGCGTGCCGCCGCACATCATGGGCATCGGGCCGATCGAGGCGATTCCGGCGGCGCTGCGCTACGCAGGCCTCAAGCACGAGGACATCGACTGGTTCGAACTGAATGAAGCTTTCGCTGCGCAGTCGCTCGCGGTGATCAACACGCTGGGGCTCGATCCGAGCAAGGTCAATCCGATGGGCGGTGCGATCGCGCTGGGCCATCCGCTCGGCGCGACCGGCGCGATTCGCGCGGCCACCGTGGTGCATGCGCTGCGCCGTGAGAACCTGAAGTACGGCATGGTCACGATGTGCGTAGGGATGGGGCAGGGCGCAGCCGGCATCTTCGAGCGCGTGTAG
- a CDS encoding 3-hydroxyacyl-CoA dehydrogenase/enoyl-CoA hydratase family protein, whose protein sequence is MSRFQVKKVAVLGAGVMGAQIAAHLVNVRVPVVLFDLPAKDATGAVAQGAAKNGIVTRAIDNLKKLKPAPLGDVADAMLIEQANYEDDLAKLGECDLIIEAIAERMDWKLDLYKKIAPHVAKHSILASNTSGLSITKLSEALPEALKPHFCGIHFFNPPRYMFLVELINTPTTEAKVLDDLEAFVTSTLGKGVVRAHDTPNFIANRVGIAGMLATLKEVEKFGLTPDVVDDLTGKKLGRASSGTFRTADVVGLDTMAHVVKTLQDNLDEKSDPFYANFSTPPVLAKLLELGNLGQKTKAGFFKKAGRDILRFDLQSGEYVPAGAKADEVYGRMLKKPAGERLKLLRESEGPQGQFLWAILRDSFHYAAVHLETIAESARDIDFAMRWGFGMKQGPFELWQEAGWSQVAKWVQEDIDAGKALSTAPLPKWVFEGPVAKAGGVHTPEGSWSASQNKFVPQRKLPVHDRQLFPESVLGANAADANTAGTTISDEGDVRVWTLDGEVLIASIHSKMHAISPDVAEALDAAVDLAEAEYKGLVIWSPDEMFSVGADLQAMLPAFVVAGIGAVEGAEEELQNVMLKIRYANVPVVSAVRGMALGGGCELAVYSSKRVAAMESYIGLVEVGVGLIPGAGGLTYIARRAAENASASTGTDLLPFLTEGFTAAAMAKVGTGALDSKKLGFLLDSDVIVPNKDELLYVALQQAKAMADAGYRPPLRRTFRVAGRSGAATIKGQLVNMRDGGFISAHDFHIASLIANVVTGGDVDAGSLVTEEYLMALERKAFCSLIVHPKTQERIMGMLSTGKPVRN, encoded by the coding sequence ATGTCCCGATTTCAAGTGAAGAAGGTCGCCGTGCTCGGCGCAGGCGTGATGGGTGCGCAGATTGCCGCGCACCTCGTCAACGTGCGCGTGCCCGTGGTGCTGTTCGACCTGCCGGCAAAGGACGCGACCGGAGCTGTCGCCCAAGGTGCAGCGAAGAACGGCATCGTCACGCGCGCCATCGACAACCTCAAGAAACTCAAGCCCGCGCCGCTCGGCGACGTGGCCGATGCGATGCTCATCGAGCAGGCCAACTATGAAGACGACCTGGCCAAGCTCGGCGAGTGCGACCTCATCATCGAGGCCATTGCCGAGCGCATGGACTGGAAGCTCGACCTCTACAAGAAGATCGCGCCGCACGTCGCCAAGCATTCGATCCTGGCCTCGAATACGTCGGGCCTTTCGATCACCAAGCTGAGCGAAGCGCTCCCTGAAGCCCTGAAGCCGCACTTTTGCGGCATTCACTTCTTCAACCCGCCGCGCTACATGTTCCTGGTGGAGCTGATCAACACGCCCACCACCGAAGCGAAGGTGCTCGACGACCTCGAGGCCTTTGTGACCAGCACGCTCGGCAAGGGCGTGGTGCGCGCGCACGACACGCCCAACTTCATCGCCAACCGGGTCGGCATTGCCGGCATGCTGGCCACGCTGAAGGAAGTGGAAAAATTCGGCCTCACGCCCGACGTGGTGGACGACCTCACGGGCAAGAAGCTGGGCCGCGCGAGTTCGGGCACCTTTCGCACTGCCGACGTGGTGGGGCTGGACACCATGGCCCACGTCGTCAAGACGCTGCAGGACAACCTCGACGAGAAAAGCGATCCGTTCTACGCCAACTTCTCGACGCCGCCGGTACTCGCCAAGCTGCTCGAGCTTGGCAACCTGGGCCAGAAGACGAAGGCCGGTTTTTTCAAGAAGGCCGGCCGCGACATCCTGCGCTTCGACCTCCAGAGCGGCGAGTATGTGCCCGCAGGCGCCAAGGCCGACGAGGTGTATGGCCGCATGCTCAAGAAGCCCGCGGGCGAGCGCCTGAAGCTCTTGCGCGAGAGCGAAGGGCCGCAGGGTCAGTTCCTCTGGGCCATCCTGCGCGACAGCTTTCACTATGCGGCCGTGCACCTGGAGACCATTGCCGAGAGCGCGCGCGACATCGACTTTGCGATGCGCTGGGGCTTCGGCATGAAGCAGGGGCCCTTCGAGCTCTGGCAGGAAGCCGGCTGGTCGCAGGTTGCCAAGTGGGTGCAGGAAGACATCGATGCCGGCAAGGCGCTGAGCACGGCACCGCTACCCAAGTGGGTGTTCGAAGGCCCGGTGGCGAAAGCCGGCGGCGTGCATACGCCCGAAGGTTCTTGGAGCGCATCGCAGAACAAGTTCGTGCCGCAGCGCAAACTGCCGGTGCATGACCGCCAGCTGTTCCCCGAGAGCGTGCTCGGCGCAAACGCGGCCGACGCCAACACCGCGGGCACCACGATCAGCGACGAAGGCGACGTGCGCGTGTGGACGCTCGACGGTGAAGTGCTTATCGCCAGCATCCATTCGAAGATGCACGCCATCAGCCCCGATGTGGCCGAGGCGCTGGACGCGGCAGTCGACTTGGCCGAGGCTGAATACAAGGGCTTGGTCATCTGGTCGCCCGACGAGATGTTCTCGGTCGGCGCCGACCTGCAGGCAATGCTGCCGGCCTTCGTGGTCGCAGGCATCGGCGCGGTCGAGGGCGCGGAGGAAGAGCTGCAGAACGTGATGCTCAAGATCCGATACGCCAACGTGCCGGTGGTCTCCGCCGTGCGCGGCATGGCGCTGGGCGGTGGCTGCGAGCTGGCCGTTTATTCGTCGAAACGCGTCGCGGCGATGGAAAGCTATATCGGCCTGGTCGAAGTGGGCGTGGGCCTGATCCCCGGTGCGGGCGGCCTGACCTACATCGCGCGCCGTGCGGCCGAGAACGCTTCGGCCTCGACGGGCACCGACCTCCTGCCGTTCCTGACCGAAGGCTTCACCGCCGCGGCGATGGCCAAGGTGGGCACGGGCGCGCTCGATTCGAAGAAGCTCGGCTTTCTGCTCGACAGCGACGTGATCGTGCCGAACAAGGACGAGCTGCTTTACGTAGCGCTGCAGCAGGCGAAGGCAATGGCCGACGCCGGCTACCGCCCGCCACTGCGCCGCACCTTCCGCGTGGCGGGCCGAAGCGGCGCCGCGACGATCAAGGGCCAACTCGTGAACATGCGCGACGGCGGCTTCATCAGCGCGCACGACTTCCACATTGCCAGCCTGATCGCGAACGTGGTGACTGGCGGCGACGTGGACGCGGGCTCGCTGGTGACGGAGGAATACCTGATGGCGCTGGAACGCAAGGCGTTCTGCTCGCTGATCGTGCATCCGAAGACGCAGGAGCGGATCATGGGGATGCTGAGCACGGGGAAGCCGGTGCGGAACTGA
- a CDS encoding fumarylacetoacetate hydrolase family protein, whose amino-acid sequence MKLVRYGNPGKEKPGLIDDEGRLRDLSAVVKDIGPEQLGDAAIAKLRKQKVDKLPLVRGKPRFGSPVANVGKFIAIGLNYADHAAESGLPIPAEPVVFMKATSCIQGPNDPVMLPKNSVKSDWEVELGVVIGTRARYVSQKDALNFVAGYCTINDVSEREFQIERGGTWDKGKGCDTFGPIGPWLVTRDEVSNPQKLSMWLDLNGKRMQTGSTKTMIFSIAKIVSYLSQFMTLLPGDVITTGTPPGVGLGMKPPLYLKKGDVMTLGIEGLGEQRQEVVPFKL is encoded by the coding sequence ATGAAACTCGTTCGCTATGGCAACCCCGGCAAGGAAAAGCCCGGCCTCATCGACGACGAAGGCCGCCTGCGCGACCTGAGCGCGGTGGTCAAGGACATCGGGCCCGAGCAACTCGGCGACGCCGCCATTGCCAAGCTGCGCAAGCAGAAGGTCGACAAGCTGCCGCTGGTCAGGGGCAAGCCGCGCTTCGGCAGCCCCGTGGCCAACGTCGGCAAGTTCATTGCCATTGGCCTGAACTACGCCGACCACGCGGCCGAATCGGGCCTGCCGATCCCCGCGGAACCGGTGGTCTTCATGAAGGCGACCAGCTGTATCCAGGGGCCGAACGATCCGGTCATGCTGCCCAAGAACTCGGTCAAGAGCGACTGGGAAGTGGAGCTTGGCGTGGTCATCGGCACGCGTGCGCGCTATGTCTCGCAAAAGGACGCGCTCAACTTCGTGGCCGGCTACTGCACCATCAACGACGTGAGCGAGCGCGAGTTCCAGATCGAACGCGGCGGCACCTGGGACAAGGGCAAGGGCTGCGACACCTTCGGCCCCATCGGCCCCTGGCTCGTAACGCGCGACGAAGTGTCCAACCCGCAAAAGCTGTCGATGTGGCTCGACCTCAACGGCAAGCGCATGCAGACCGGCAGCACCAAGACCATGATCTTCAGCATTGCCAAGATCGTGAGCTACCTGAGCCAGTTCATGACGCTCCTGCCCGGCGACGTCATCACCACCGGCACGCCGCCCGGCGTGGGCTTGGGCATGAAGCCGCCGCTCTACCTGAAGAAGGGCGACGTGATGACGCTCGGCATCGAAGGGCTGGGCGAGCAGCGCCAGGAAGTGGTGCCTTTCAAGCTCTAG